From the genome of Camarhynchus parvulus chromosome 8, STF_HiC, whole genome shotgun sequence, one region includes:
- the PHGDH gene encoding D-3-phosphoglycerate dehydrogenase: protein MALGKLQKVLISESLDPCCREILQAGGLRVQEKPGLSKEELLREIRDCDGLIVRSATKVTAEVLEAAERLKVVGRAGTGVDNVDVEAATRKGVLVMNTPTGNSLSAAELTCGMILCLARQIPQAAASMKEGKWDRKKYMGMELNGKTLAVLGLGRIGREVATRMQAFGMKTIGYDPIITPDVSATFGVEQLPLEQIWPRCDFITVHTPLLPSTTGLLNDSTFAKCRRGVQVVNCARGGIVDEGALLRALQSGQCGGAALDVFTQEPPKDRDLVNHPNVISCPHLGASTREAQSRCGKEIAMQIVDMATGKGLTGVVNGQALSKAFSPQTKPWIALARALGTVLCTVGKQMQGSMQVCTLGTPLKEAGSYLTPAVAAGMLAGGTQKEVTLVNATLLAQEAGLKVTATHSDVAPEPDSSTGLVQVSLQGTPHQVTGTVQGSTPVLRQINGAAFKLPAPLSGPLLIYRAKASDTSALATLTGLLSKAGAQLLSYHSSSTVAGEQWSIVGLSAPLPSLGELKPRVTEIFQLHLP from the exons aTGGCCCTGGGCAAGCTGCAGAAAGTGCTGATCAGCGAGAGCCTGGACCCCTGCTGCCGGGAGATCCTGCAGGCCGGCGGGCTCCGGGTGCAGGAGAAGCCCGGGCTGAgcaaggaggagctgctgcgGGAGATTCGG GACTGCGATGGGCTCATCGTCCGCTCGGCCACCAAAGTCACGGCCGaggtgctggaggcagcagagaggctgaAGGTGGTGGGCCGAGCTGGCACCGGTGTGGACAATGTGGACGTGGAGGCAGCCACCAGGAAGGGCGTCCTGGTCATGAA cactcCTACTGGGAACAGCCTCAGCGCCGCCGAGCTCACCTGTGGGATGATCCTGTGCCTGGCCAG GCAGATCCCACAGGCAGCTGCCTCCATGAAGGAGGGCAAGTGGGACCGTAAGAAG TACATGGGCATGGAGCTGAACGGGAAGACGCTGgccgtgctggggctgggacgCATCGGCAGGGAGGTGGCCACTCGCATGCAGGCTTTTGGCATGAAG aCCATTGGCTACGACCCCATCATCACCCCCGATGTCTCAGCCACCTTTGGTGTGGAGCAGCTGCCGCTGGAGCAGATCTGGCCCCGCTGCGACTTCATCACGGTGCACACGCCGCTGCTGCCCTCCACCACGG ggctcctgAACGACAGCACCTTTGCCAAGTGCCGCCGCGGCGTGCAGGTGGTGAACTGTGCCCGCGGTGGCATCGTGGACGAGGGCGCGCTGCTGCGGGCGCTGCAGTCGGGGCAGTGTGGCGGGGCCGCCCTCGATGTCTTCACACAG GAGCCCCCAAAGGACCGTGACCTGGTGAACCACCCCAACGTCATCTCCTGCCCACACCTCGGTGCCAGCACGCGGGAGGCACAGAGCCGCTGCGGCAAGGAAATCGCCATGCAGATCGTGGACATGGCCACGGGGAAGGGGCTGACCGGCGTC GTTAATGGGCAGGCTCTCAGCAAGGCTTTTTCACCCCAGACCAAGCCCTGGATCGCCCTGGCCAGGGCCCTGGGCACGGTGCTGTGCACGGTGGGCAAGCAAATGCAGGGCAGCATGCAGGTCTGCACCCTAG gaACACCCCTGAAGGAGGCTGGGAGTTACCTGAcacctgctgtggctgcaggcatGCTGGCTGGAGGGACACAGAAGGAGGTGACCCTGGTGAATGCCACGCTGCTGGCCCAGGAGGCTGGGCTGAAG GTCACAGCCACCCACAGCGATGTGGCCCCTGAGCCCGACAGCAGCACGGGTCTGgtgcaggtgtccctgcagggcacccCACAccaggtgacagggacagtgcagGGCAGCACCCCGGTCCTGCGGCAGATCAATGGGGCTGCCTTCaagctgccagccccactgtCCGGCCCCCTCCTCATCTACAGAGCCAAAGCCTCAGACACCAGTGCTCTGGCCACGCTGACCG